DNA sequence from the Thermococcus gammatolerans EJ3 genome:
TGCGTCCCTGATGAGGTAGTCCATCCTGTCAGCGTCTATGTCCCCGCTGACGACGGGATGCTTGAGAAACCGGAGGAACTCCCCGATGGAATACGACTCCTCGATGATATCCCTGACCTCGCCGTTCTTGATGAACCAAGCCGTATTTTCCTCATGCCTCGGATAGATGGCCTCAAGAGTGTGAGAGAAGGGATATTGGCCGAGATCGTGAAGCAGGGCAGCGTAGATCACGCCCCTCTCCACATCGGGGTTATGATCCACTAGCTTTCTGGCGAGATGAAACGTTCCGAGGGAGTGCTCGAAGCGGGTGTGTCTGGCCGTCGGATAGGCAAGAAACACAAAACCGAGCTGGGTTATTCTCCTCAGCCTCTGGAACTCGGGCGTATCCACTAGCTCAACCGCGAAATCGTCGAGCTCTATAGTCCCGTGAACGGGGCCGTGAACGAGCTTCATGGGAAATCCCTCAGTAAACGTTCTCACGCTTTCCAATTTTCAGAACTTTTATCAATCTTTCACGTTTCTGGTACTCGAATATAATCCGGTACTCCCCCACTCTAAGACGGTATATGTTTTCATACCCTCTAAGCTTTTGAACATCAAGCCTCGCAAGAGGAAAGAACGCCAGCTTAGAGATGCGATCTTTAATCAGTTCCCGTTCTTTTTCGGGAACTTCTCGAAGCTCCTTAGTAGCCTTCCTGCTGATAAGGAGCTTATTCTCAAAGCTCATTCCTTATCACGTCCCAGTTAAGGAACTCGTCTTTCTTTCTCTCCTTTACAGCCTTTCGCTCCCATTCCTCAGGTTCGGCTTCTTCTATAAGCTGGAGGTTAACCTCTATGAGCTCGCGGAGGAACCTCTCTAGTTCATCTACCCTGTGACGGATCTCAGCGAGGGTATTCATCACATCACCCCCCGAAGATTTATAAAAAAGAAAACCTCACTCCTTCTCCCGGACGACGCGGACGAGCTTGTATCTCCGCCCTGAACACTCCACGTCGTCGAGGATCTCGAGGATCTTCACGGTGTCCCCCTCAAAGAGACCCTCTGGTTTCACCAGGTCTGCCTTTTCTGGATCAGGGCAGTCAACGAACTTCAGCGTCACTTTGGAGCCCACTATGGCCGTCCTTGGATCAACGAGGATTTCTATTGCAGGTTCGACGACCTCAACAACACGAACCTTGCCCTCGTGCAACGGGCAAGAGTGCTCTATGTTCCTTACCTTGACGATCTTGTAGCGCCTTCCGGGTTCGAGGTTCCCAACGCAAACTCTTGCCAGTCTGCAACTCTTGCACGGTTCAGCGGGCCCGTAATAGATGAACTCAAGCCCGGGTTTTGCCAGTTTTTCCCCAACCAGTGTGATGACCATCTCAAACACCTCCTAATCTCTGAAGACATGACCGTTAGATAACCCCCGTGATTTTAGCGGCCTTTTCAGCGGCCTCCCAGGTCAGACCCTCCTTTCCAAGTATTGTGTAGCGCTCAGGCCTTATGGTGTGAGCTATAGTGAGGGCCTTGATTATAATCTCAGGATCGATTCCAAGCTCGTATGCGTTGGTAGGTGCCCCTACCCTCTTTAAGGTTTCCCTAACCCTCTCCCACTTCAGCCCGTGAAGGTAAGCCATTATTATCGTCCCGACGCCGCACTGCTCCCCGTGGAGGGCTGGCTTGGGAGCAAGCATGTCGAGGGCGTGGCTGAAGAGATGCTCCGCTCCGCTGGCGGGCCTTGAAGAACCGGCTATGCTCATTGCAACGCCGCTGCTTATGAGGCCCTTGATAACCTTTCTCACGCTCTCCTCGTTTCCAAGCCGAATTATGTCGGCGTTCTTTATGACCATTTTCGCGCTCATGAGGGAGAGCGATGCCGCGTACTCGCTGTAGTACTCACCGCGAATCCTGTGGGCCAACTGCCAGTCCTTTACCGCCGTTAGGTTGCTTATGATATCACCAACTCCCGCCGCAAGGTAGCGGTAGGGAGCAGTTTTGATTACACTGACGTCGGCTATCACCGCTATCGGGGGCCTGGCCTTCACCGACGTTTTTGAGCCGAGATCCTTAATTGAGGCGTTGGCGCTTGCTATTCCATCGTGAGAAGCCGTCGTTGGAAAGCTGACGAAAGGGATTCCCACCCGGTACGAGGAGAGCTTTGCAACGTCGATTATACTGCCCCCACCAACGGCTATCATCCAGTCAGCGGAGGTCTCCCTGGCTATGGCAATGA
Encoded proteins:
- a CDS encoding type II toxin-antitoxin system RelE family toxin, producing the protein MSFENKLLISRKATKELREVPEKERELIKDRISKLAFFPLARLDVQKLRGYENIYRLRVGEYRIIFEYQKRERLIKVLKIGKRENVY
- a CDS encoding NAD(P)-dependent glycerol-1-phosphate dehydrogenase, whose product is MELPREVLLGENLAGETVSVAKRLKLGRRVLVLYGPKTKEIAGGEVEENLSREFEASGVVVRGATMEEVERVIAIARETSADWMIAVGGGSIIDVAKLSSYRVGIPFVSFPTTASHDGIASANASIKDLGSKTSVKARPPIAVIADVSVIKTAPYRYLAAGVGDIISNLTAVKDWQLAHRIRGEYYSEYAASLSLMSAKMVIKNADIIRLGNEESVRKVIKGLISSGVAMSIAGSSRPASGAEHLFSHALDMLAPKPALHGEQCGVGTIIMAYLHGLKWERVRETLKRVGAPTNAYELGIDPEIIIKALTIAHTIRPERYTILGKEGLTWEAAEKAAKITGVI
- a CDS encoding UPF0179 family protein, whose translation is MVITLVGEKLAKPGLEFIYYGPAEPCKSCRLARVCVGNLEPGRRYKIVKVRNIEHSCPLHEGKVRVVEVVEPAIEILVDPRTAIVGSKVTLKFVDCPDPEKADLVKPEGLFEGDTVKILEILDDVECSGRRYKLVRVVREKE